The window TGCGGTCTTGGCGGGAGGAGAGTTCGTCGGGATTCTTCGCTTTGCTCAGAATGACGGTCTTTCGACCGTTGGAGCTTCGCTCGGCGGGACGGATTTTTGGCCATTGGAGCTTCGCTCGGGGTCTTTCAACCGTTGAGCTTCGCTGGGTGATGGTCTTTGACTGTTTGAGCTTCACTGGTCGCGCTTTTAGCGCGATGGAGCAGCTTTGCTGCTCGGCCCAGGTTAGCTTCGCGAACCTGGGGCACACGGTTCTGCTTCCCGCGAATACGAGCTTCGCTGATGGCACCCGATTCTGTGGTTCAGTTACCCCTTACCGAGTAGAACTTTTCACGCGCGTCCGGATCCGTGGCCGCGCCTCGACCGGAGCGTTTTCTGGCAACTCGCCATGTTCCTGCACTATGTAGCGGCGATACCGCTGCAGCAGTGACGAAGGTCCACTCGCGGTAAACGTCACCAGGTTGCCTTCGTACTTCTTCTTCTCCAGGAAACATCCAGCTTCCAGCGCGGCCAGCGTTCGACCCTCGCGCTGCGGAATGCGGAAGGTCGCCGTCGCGGTTGGATCAACGGCTTCCGTGCCGCCAATGCGTTCCTCAATCGCCGCAATCAACGCATCCAGACCGTCACCCGAATGCGCGGAGACGGCAATCGTATGGGCTGCCGGGAGCCGCTGCAGGTCAATTCGATCGTCCGCAGGCAACAGGTCGATCTTGTTCAGTACCTGGATCGTCGGCGTGCGCGACACTTCCAGTTCCGCCAGTACCTTCTCCACCTGCATCTTCTGCTCATCCAGATTGGGTGAAGCGGCATCGCGCACATGCAACAGCAACTCCGCGCGTTCCACCTCTTCCAGCGTGGCGCGGAAGCTGGTCACCAGTGCATGCGGCAGGTTGCGGATGAAGCCTACGGTATCGCTCAGCAGCACCTTGCGCCGCGATGGCAGGTTCAGGTGCCGCAGCTTGGGGTCCAGCGTGGCAAACATCCTCGACGATTCCAGCACGTCTGCCTCTGTCAGCCGGTTGAACAGTGTGCTCTTACCCGCGTTGGTGTAACCGACCAGCGCAACCGTGGGAACAGGCACAGCCTCACGCCGCTGTCGCTGTTGCCGCCGGCTGCGGCGGACGTTCTCCAGCTGCTCCTTCAGCCGATCCACACGCGCGCGGATGCGGCGGCGGTCAGTCTCCAGCTTGGTCTCGCCCGGTCCGCGTGTACCGATACCGCCGCCAAGCTGGCTCATCGCCTTGCCTCGTCCCGCCAGTCGCGGCAACTGGTACTCCAACTGTGCCAGTTCTACCTGCAGATGGCCTTCGCGTGTACGTGCATGGCGGGCAAAGATATCCAGGATGAGTTGTGTCCGGTCGATCACGCGGCACGGAAGTGCTCGATCCAGGTTGCGGAGCTGTGATGGTGTCAGGTCATGGTCGAACAGCACCAGGTTGGCGCCGGAACTGGCTATGACCGCCTCCAGCTCCTCCACCTTGCCCGGCCCAATCAGCGTAGCTGGATCGGGCCTGGAGCGCCGCTGGATCACGGTGGCGGCAATCTCCGCGCCAGCAGAGGTTGCCAGCTCCTGAAACTCCGCCAGAGCGGCGTCGAAGTCCATCTCCGCGACGGACTCCAGCGGCGAGTCTTCCTCGCCATCATGCAGAGAGGCTGCGGCACGGGCCTGCATGGCCGTCGAGGACAGCCGTCGCCGTTCGCCGGTAATCTCCACGGCCACCAGCACAGCGCGTTCCTGCTGTGTCTCGGTTGCATGGCCGGTACGGGGACGGGCGTGCGCCTCCGCGGCCTCTTCCAGCCGTGTGCGTCCGCCTGTGCCCGTCGTATGGGTATGTGCTTGGGTCAGCGAGTCCGTCCCGGCTCTCAGGAGCCTACGGTTCCGCCCATGGCGGCCGCGCCTTCCGCAGGGGCATGCTCACCCCTTGATACCGGGGTATGTGTTCCGTGAGGGCGTTCCGGATGACTACCCGTCCCCCGGGTAGACACTACGGTAGAAATCGCATGTTTGAAAATCAACTGCTCCTGCGCGTTGTTTTCGAGCAGGACCGAGTATTTATCAAACGAACGAATCTTGCCCGTCAGCTTGACGCCGCTAACCAGATAAATGGTTACTGCGCTCTTGTCTTTGCGAACCGTGTTCAGGAAGGTGTCCTGAATATTCTGTGCCGGCTTGGAATCCATGCTTTGCCGATCTCCTCTTGCGCTTCCGAACAGCGCTGTTATGGAACTGCCTCAAACAAAAACCGCCAACGCTGGAAACCAGCACTTTCGGTTGAGTACCAGGGGCCTTCGTCCCTAAGACAAAAAACAATACGGGTGAACCCATGGTCGTGGCAAGTGAAAAGCGCACGGGCACACCAGCAACTGCTTTGCGGTCATTTTAGACCGTAGGGCTTCCCGGCGAAGCCGTCGAGAACTCCCTCGCATTTAGGACGCACGAGGATACGGAATTGTTCCTAACCCTGTTCGATTTTCGGCGCGAAAGGCATAATGCTGTCGCTTCGCCTAACATGGAACTGATGTCGCACCCTCTTTTGCCGCCCGTTCCGATTCTCGACCTCAGCCGTCAATACTCTGCTGTGGGGGCGGAAATCGGCGCGGCCGTGGCGGATGTCTGTTCCGCTGGCCGCTTCGTTCTTGGGAAAGAAGTCGTCGAGCTGGAACGTCAGATCGCAGCCGCAACCACTGCGACCGAGGCGGTGGGATGCGCCAGCGGGACAGACGCACTCTGGTTAGCCATGGCCGCGTTGGGGATCGGAAAAGGCGATGCTGTGGTGACCACGCCCTTCTCCTTCTTCGCAACGGTCAGCAGCATTCTGCGTGTAGAGGCAAAGCCGATACTGGCAGACATTGACCCCGTGACGTTCAACCTGAACCCGGTGGCCGTTGCAGATGCAATTGCGCAACACGAAGATGTGCGCGCTGTGATGCCGGTACACCTCTACGGACAGTGCGCCGATTGGGAAAGCTTTGATCGCATGGCGGCAGAGAATGATCTGCTGCTGATCGAGGATGCGGCACAGGCCTTTGGAGCCGATTGGAATGGAACTCCTGCAGGCGCGCTTGGGCATGCGGCGGCGTTTTCGTTCTATCCGACAAAGAACCTCAGTGCATGGGGCGATGCGGGACTGACCACGTTCCGTTCCTCGACAATCGCGGAACGCGCGAAGGCATTGCGAGCGCATGGGATGCGGCGGCGCTACTACCACGATGAGGTGGGATGGAACTCGCGTCTGGATACGGTTCAGGCGGCTGTTCTGCTGGTGAAGATGAAGTACATTGCGCAGTGGAACGAGGATCGCAGGCAGGTAGCGGCGCGCTATCACGATCTGTTTCATGCGACGACTCTTTTAGGTGCGGTGGAAGATGGCGGCATCATATTGCCTGTGGTGGATGTGCGCGGCACGCACGTATGGCATCAGTATGTGATTCGCACGCCACGTCGTGATGAGCTGCGCGCGCATCTGTCTGCGCAGGGCATTGGCAGCGAGGTGTATTATCCCGTTCCGTTGCACATGCAGGATGCATTGAAGCATTTGGGATATCGCGAAGGCCAGTTTCCGGAAAGCGAGAAGGCCGCACGTGAAGTGCTTGCGCTGCCTATGTATCCCGAGCTTCGTGAAGATGAACAGGAACGTGTTGTAGAGGCTGTACAAAGTTTCTTTGCCTAAGTGGCCAATGCAACTCCCACGGAGTTACTGGAAGAAATTTGTGGCAACTACATGAATCAAGAGTTGTATCGCGCCAGAACGTGACAGGTAATGTCAAAATAAATAGAGCGTGCCGAGGGTATATCTTGCCACGCGTGAGTACTGTCTTC is drawn from Terriglobus sp. RCC_193 and contains these coding sequences:
- the hflX gene encoding GTPase HflX, translating into MQARAAASLHDGEEDSPLESVAEMDFDAALAEFQELATSAGAEIAATVIQRRSRPDPATLIGPGKVEELEAVIASSGANLVLFDHDLTPSQLRNLDRALPCRVIDRTQLILDIFARHARTREGHLQVELAQLEYQLPRLAGRGKAMSQLGGGIGTRGPGETKLETDRRRIRARVDRLKEQLENVRRSRRQQRQRREAVPVPTVALVGYTNAGKSTLFNRLTEADVLESSRMFATLDPKLRHLNLPSRRKVLLSDTVGFIRNLPHALVTSFRATLEEVERAELLLHVRDAASPNLDEQKMQVEKVLAELEVSRTPTIQVLNKIDLLPADDRIDLQRLPAAHTIAVSAHSGDGLDALIAAIEERIGGTEAVDPTATATFRIPQREGRTLAALEAGCFLEKKKYEGNLVTFTASGPSSLLQRYRRYIVQEHGELPENAPVEARPRIRTRVKSSTR
- the hfq gene encoding RNA chaperone Hfq; this translates as MDSKPAQNIQDTFLNTVRKDKSAVTIYLVSGVKLTGKIRSFDKYSVLLENNAQEQLIFKHAISTVVSTRGTGSHPERPHGTHTPVSRGEHAPAEGAAAMGGTVGS
- a CDS encoding DegT/DnrJ/EryC1/StrS family aminotransferase; the encoded protein is MSHPLLPPVPILDLSRQYSAVGAEIGAAVADVCSAGRFVLGKEVVELERQIAAATTATEAVGCASGTDALWLAMAALGIGKGDAVVTTPFSFFATVSSILRVEAKPILADIDPVTFNLNPVAVADAIAQHEDVRAVMPVHLYGQCADWESFDRMAAENDLLLIEDAAQAFGADWNGTPAGALGHAAAFSFYPTKNLSAWGDAGLTTFRSSTIAERAKALRAHGMRRRYYHDEVGWNSRLDTVQAAVLLVKMKYIAQWNEDRRQVAARYHDLFHATTLLGAVEDGGIILPVVDVRGTHVWHQYVIRTPRRDELRAHLSAQGIGSEVYYPVPLHMQDALKHLGYREGQFPESEKAAREVLALPMYPELREDEQERVVEAVQSFFA